The following proteins are encoded in a genomic region of Alnus glutinosa chromosome 8, dhAlnGlut1.1, whole genome shotgun sequence:
- the LOC133876142 gene encoding uncharacterized protein LOC133876142, with protein MPSPGDIWGLRDGLQVVIQLNNNGQAIGVGSEKLARFGALLVKKWGFYPMGNPDWRTVPNEQTNPMWEIMRRKFYFDTSLLPKTVKKIIIQGLGTRRKEHKYKLKRSLNIQLGETAQSLIASVAPASMEDPEEFETMAKYWTDPRAKAKKNKERQGKQTLVHACGSKSLARSAFEDESKSGRGPDRGELFIKTHKHKDGTLVSIEATTKISQMEELMAQQPQSTRGSTQGTISWDPNDVYSKVFGKEKPSHVRGLGKGIPPKSSAWTSSLMPKGTCNDPAHSNFDAFRREVAMDFDKVFQQLNAADLSQNGGASNVNFDRDKDPDHDDEEDDDETQG; from the exons ATGCCCTCACCTGGAGACATATGGGGGTTGCGTGACGGGCTGCAAGTGGTTATTCAATTGAATAATAATGGTCAAGCAATAGGAGTGGGTAGTGAGAAGTTAGCCCGCTTTGGTGCTTTACTTGTTAAAAAATGGGGTTTTTACCCCATGGGTAACCCAGACTGGAGGACAGTACCCAATGAACAGACAAATCCTATGTGGGAAATAATGAGG AGAAAATTCTATTTTGATACAAGCTTGCTGCCAAAAACGGTCAAAAAGATAATCATCCAGGGGTTGGGAACAAGAAGGAAGGAGCATAAATACAAACTAAAGCGTTCGTTGAACATCCAGCTGGGTGAGACTGCTCAAAGTCTCATTGCGTCAGTAGCGCCCGCATCCATGGAAGACCCTGAGGAGTTCGAAACTATGGCTAAATATTGGACAGATCCCAGA gccaaagccaagaaaaataaggaaagacaAGGCAAACAGACATTAGTCCACGCTTGTGGGTCAAAGAGCTTAGCCAGGAGTGCATTCGAGGAT GAGTCAAAATCAGGCAGGGGTCCTGATAGAGGCGAGCTATTCATAAAAACTCACAAGCACAAGGATGGTACCCTAGTTTCTATAGAGGCCACGACCAAAATT TCGCAGATGGAGGAGTTGATGGCACAACAACCGCAATCGACTCGAGGGTCCACACAGGGGACAATTTCTTGGGATCCAAATGATGTATACTCCAAAGTTTTTGGCAAGGAAAAGCCTAGTCATGTACGTGGTCTGGGAAAAGGTATTCCACCTAAGTCATCGGCATGGACTTCGTCATTGATGCCAAAAGGTACCTGCAATGATCCTGCACATTCGAATTTTGATGCATTTAGAAGAGAAGTGGCCATGGATTTTGATAAGGTATTTCAGCAGTTGAATGCGGCTGACTTGTCGCAG AATGGAGGTGCGTCGAATGTTAACTTTGATAGGGATAAAGATCCGGACCacgatgatgaagaagatgatgatgagacGCAAGGCTAA
- the LOC133876141 gene encoding uncharacterized protein LOC133876141, with protein sequence MAPMPMLEGSSEMQELLHDVFAMHDNWEDEGGSQMGVEAGVVQQEEQGPIEDAKKFFDLLKQTEEPLWSGCTKHNIFSAIVGLFNLKCEGGWSNASFTKLLRFLKDIVPSDAKLPNDTYEAKKFIKDLGLGYEKIPACPNGCMLFWKDNEKLERCTKCDASKWKQTKNGGDDSRRLRKWHADKRTKDGVLRHPADGLAWKEFDERYPEFASDPRNVRLGLSSDGFNPFGNMSTSHSTWPVMLIPYNLPPWMCMKQPSQMLSLIIRGPHSPGMKIDVYLEPLISELKELWDVGLSTYDASSKSNFTMRAALMWTINDFPAYGDLSGWSTKGRAACPCCMGNTWSKRLRNGKIFCFMGHRRWLPMDHSFRMDNQLFDGTQEMDPLPIVPNGDEIMSQLEEVDWVADHRYIAKKQNIVRTGPEMPIFWKKKSIFFALPYWKDNLLRHNLDVMHIEKNVVDNIIARYWT encoded by the exons ATGGCTCCCATGCCAATGCTTGAAGGTTCCAGTGAAATGCAAGAACTATTGCATGACGTTTTTGCCATGCACGATAATTGGGAAGATGAAGGTGGGTCTCAGATGGGTGTGGAAGCTGGAGTTGTACAACAAGAGGAACAAGGTCCTATTGAAGATGCCAAGAAATTCTTTGACTTGTTGAAACAAACAGAGGAGCCATTATGGTCAGGGTGCACAAAACACAACATATTTagtgcaattgttggtcttttTAATCTGAAGTGTGAAGGTGGATGGAGTAACGCCTCATTTACCAAATTGCTTAGATTTCTCAAAGATATTGTCCCCTCAGATGCAAAGCTACCTAATGACACATATGAGgctaaaaaattcataaaggACTTAGGACTGGGATACGAGAAGATCCCAGCATGTCCCAATGGTTGTATGCTGTTTTGGAAGGACAACGAGAAGCTAGAAAGATGTACTAAATGCGATGCTTCAAAGTGGAAGCAAACCAAGAATGGGGGTGATGATTC AAGACGGCTTCGGAAATGGCACGCTGATAAGCGCACAAAGGATGGGGTGCTAAGGCATCCTGCCGATGGACTAGCGTGGAAGGAATTTGATGAGCGGTACCCGGAATTTGCCTCTGACCCACGCAATGTAAGGCTTGGCTTATCGTCAGACGGATTTAATCCTTTCGGCAACATGAGCACTTCTCATAGTACTTGGCCAGTAATGTTAATACCGTAcaacttgcctccttggatgtgcatgaaacaacctTCACAAATGTTATCCTTGATTATCCGAGGCCCACATTCACCTGGAATGAAGATTGATGTCTACCTAGAACCCCTCATTTCTGAATTGAAGGAATTATGGGATGTCGGACTTTCGACTTATGATGCATCCTCCAAAAGTAACTTCACAATGCGTGCGgccttgatgtggacaataaatgatttTCCTGCATATGGTGATTTGTCTGGGTGGAGTACGAAAGGGCGTGCTGCGTGTCCTTGTTGTATGGGTAATACATGGTCTAAGCGGTTAAGAAATGGGAAAATTTTTTGCTTTATGGGCCATAGAAGATGGTTGCCAATGGATCATAGTTTCAGAATGGATAATCAGTTGTTTGATGGTACTCAAGAAATGGATCCTCTGCCTATTGTGCCAAATGGTGATGAGATCATGTCACAATTAGAGGAAGTTGATTGGGTTGCAGACCACCGTTATATTGCAAAGAAGCAGAATATTGTTAGGACAGGTCCTGAAATGCCaatattttggaagaaaaagagtatttttttcGCATTGccatattggaaagataatttgTTACGCCACAATCTTGATGtgatgcacatagagaaaaatgtggtTGACAATATTATTGCACGATATTGGACATAA